Proteins found in one Oncorhynchus tshawytscha isolate Ot180627B linkage group LG25, Otsh_v2.0, whole genome shotgun sequence genomic segment:
- the LOC112235942 gene encoding charged multivesicular body protein 6 → MGNIFTRKRRTRITEQDRAVLQLKQQRDKLKQYQKRITLQLEKERNLAKQLLKDGKKEKALLLLKKKRYQDQLLDKTENQISNLERMCQDIEFAQIEMKVVEGLKVGNDCLKSLHEAMSIEDVERIMDETQEGIEYQREIDEMLAGSLTQEDEDAVLAELEAITQGELDLPEVPDESLPDVPEAADEEPEPGQERERPRKKQERGMLAV, encoded by the exons ATGGGAAACATTTTCACCAGAAAGAGACGCACACGAATCACAGAGCAGGACAGGGCAGTTTTG CAACTGAAACAGCAGAGAGATAAGTTAAAGCAGTATCAGAAGAGAATCACCCTGcagctggagaaggagaggaatcTAGCCAAGCAGCTGCTGAAAGATGGCAAGAAAGA GAAGGCCCTCCTCTTGCTCAAAAAGAAGAGATACCAGGACCAGCTCCTGGACAAGACAGAGAACCAGATAAGTAACCTGGAGCGAATG TGTCAAGACATTGAGTTTGCCCAGATTGAGATGAAGGTCGTTGAAGGTCTTAAAGTTGGAAACGACTGCCTGAAGTCATTGCATGAG GCGATGTCCATCGAGGATGTGGAGAGAATTATGGATGAGACCCAAGAAGGCATTGAATACCAGAGG GAAATAGATGAGATGCTGGCAGGTTCCCTGACACAGGAGGATGAAGATGCTGTACTGGCTGAACTGGAGGCCATCACTCAG ggagagctTGACCTACCCGAGGTACCTGATGAGTCCCTGCCAGACGTCCCAGAGGCAGCTGATGAAGAACCAGAGCCAGGTCAAG agagggagaggccaAGGAAGAAGCAGGAACGAGGGATGTTGGCTGTCTAG